ATGGAAACAAACTTAATTGCGGAGGCAGTAAAGTTTATGGTCTTAGGAATGGGGATAGTATTCTTGTTCTTGATCGTAATGGTCTATGCTTTAAAACTGCAAGCAAAAATCATAGGGAAGTATTTTCCAGAGAAAAGTACACCAGTACCTACAAAGCCCACAGTAACTACAGGGGCGAAAAATATAAACGAAACTGCAAAGATAGCGGCTGTAGTAGCAGCTGTTCAACATCATAAAAATCTAAAAGGTTAAATTAA
Above is a genomic segment from Arcobacter sp. CECT 8983 containing:
- a CDS encoding OadG family protein; amino-acid sequence: METNLIAEAVKFMVLGMGIVFLFLIVMVYALKLQAKIIGKYFPEKSTPVPTKPTVTTGAKNINETAKIAAVVAAVQHHKNLKG